One stretch of Muribaculum intestinale DNA includes these proteins:
- a CDS encoding FecR family protein produces the protein MEDKDDIQTLVEKYLDNRATLSERARIDSWIEENEELNHWLAARIENSDSTIEPQLRERLNAGIYSLYDADHTNDIESNSLMEDSHSDKRHNIWPLAVAASIIIIAAITGILLLRNDAPRYSIPLTVSTNAGERSHIILPDGSSLTLNNKTEVKYHYDDTLKERSLTLSGEAAFDIATDPEHPFVVTCDGLRIECRGTSFNVKGYPDEDNITVVLSDGVITASTPNQSIKMKPGNKVSYDKHTRNLQSTMVYADDYTEWISGCSRFNDDRLDDILRSVSRYYGVTINIITPSLRDVRLSGSLGRKSLEETLGIIATAADAKYILESDSTICFYRQP, from the coding sequence ATGGAAGATAAAGATGACATACAGACGCTTGTAGAGAAGTATCTCGACAACAGAGCCACTCTGTCAGAGCGGGCAAGAATCGACTCGTGGATTGAGGAAAACGAAGAGCTTAACCACTGGCTGGCAGCACGCATTGAAAACAGCGATTCCACAATCGAGCCACAGCTTAGAGAACGCCTTAATGCAGGCATATACAGTCTATATGATGCTGACCACACCAATGATATCGAGTCAAATAGCCTAATGGAAGACTCTCATTCCGACAAGAGACATAATATCTGGCCTCTTGCCGTAGCCGCATCAATAATCATAATTGCTGCCATTACCGGAATACTTCTGCTACGGAACGATGCTCCAAGATATTCCATACCACTTACCGTAAGCACCAATGCCGGCGAACGCTCCCATATAATCCTGCCTGACGGCTCGTCGCTCACTCTTAACAACAAAACCGAAGTAAAGTACCACTACGACGACACACTGAAGGAACGCTCTCTCACCCTATCAGGAGAAGCCGCCTTTGACATTGCTACCGACCCTGAGCATCCATTCGTAGTGACATGCGACGGTTTGCGAATAGAGTGCCGCGGCACGTCGTTCAATGTCAAAGGCTATCCAGATGAAGACAATATAACTGTGGTATTAAGCGACGGAGTAATTACCGCAAGCACACCCAACCAGTCGATAAAAATGAAACCCGGGAACAAGGTAAGCTACGACAAACATACCCGTAATCTGCAATCGACCATGGTCTACGCTGACGACTATACCGAATGGATTTCCGGATGCAGCCGATTCAACGACGACCGCCTTGATGACATACTGCGCTCAGTGTCGCGCTACTACGGCGTGACCATCAACATCATAACACCATCGTTGCGCGACGTGCGTCTGTCAGGCAGCCTCGGTCGAAAATCTCTTGAAGAAACCCTTGGAATAATCGCCACTGCGGCAGATGCCAAATACATACTGGAGTCAGATTCGACAATATGCTTCTACAGACAGCCTTGA
- a CDS encoding TonB-dependent receptor has protein sequence MHLHNNHNLRRAAIAVTAMMSCASLWADITVSISAIPLKRAMKEIEKVSDLHFLYKSDLPGLNRHVTLSVKDASNKATLDKLFEGSNLRYKIEHNNAVVVYHESQPVSLEELMTDSSAQTIEITGVVSDASDEPLIGATVKVKGSSIAVATDINGRFSIKGVRKDADIEVSYIGYEPKELTVSHAGQYDIILHEGATALDEVVVVGYGQQKKVNLTGAVTVVKAKDINGRPTGNAATALQGADPSLNLKMGSGGPDASASINIRGVTSINGGSPLILVDGVEMNLARINANDIESVSILKDASAAAVYGAKASAGVILVTTKSGQEDAAPKISFDLKAGWMQSTVSTDFISSGYWSTYINDLFMNQQKGVDYTTYDEYDYAELWMRLDQKTESAERPWAIPTADNHYRYYANNDWYDHYYRKSRPMQDYNISITGGSKRINYYISGRAYIHDGNLKVQNDEFKSYSMRAKLDIKITDWLKYSFNTSFFESTYERSGSSDLNDFFYRSGNHALSSFPSTNPDGTSLWDISGIITRGTAKVGDGYNALMNYGKHKNKDQNREYLVKNQLTVTPIKDLSIVADYSYLFRSLNREMRRVNVPYSNTIGTINWITGSDDSMCWDMFTRGMTQNITQTINAYATYNPTFGENHITVTGGFNGEIYRHLYFKGERQDLMSPDLNTLNIATGEVKDFKDEIQNSVTYGYFARINYDYAGRYLLELSGRYDGSSRFSSNHRWGFFPSASLGWRFTEEKFMKDMSNWWNSGKIRLSVGTLGNQQVGYYDYIQKLTTNQLMDDITFDGTTYVNYASVSAPPASDLTWEKVTTYNAGIDLSFLNSRLNLTGDIFIRDTKDMLTSGSQLPAVYGASVPKANCADLRTRGFEIGLAWNDDFHLLGSNFHYSIGAGIGDARSKITKFDNPGRLLSKHYAGEEIGEIWGYEIDGLFQTNEEALEYMSKVDGSTYVYSDYYSFGPDSWRGVRAGDPRVVDRNGDGQITPGDNTVDNPGDRKIIGNTTPRYNYNIRGSVEWKGIDISVFFQGVGKCDWYPGNEARSFWGPYCRPYNAYIPEGFLENVWSEDNRDAYFPRPCAYAAYG, from the coding sequence ATGCACTTACACAACAATCATAACTTAAGGCGTGCGGCTATTGCCGTTACTGCCATGATGTCATGCGCGTCGCTTTGGGCAGATATTACAGTATCCATTTCGGCCATACCGCTGAAGAGAGCCATGAAAGAAATCGAGAAGGTGTCTGACCTTCACTTCCTATACAAATCAGATCTTCCCGGACTCAACAGACACGTAACCCTCTCGGTAAAAGACGCAAGCAACAAAGCTACTCTCGACAAGCTGTTTGAGGGGAGCAACCTGCGATATAAAATCGAACATAACAATGCCGTGGTTGTATACCATGAGTCACAGCCGGTCAGTCTCGAGGAGCTGATGACCGACTCGTCCGCACAGACCATTGAGATAACCGGCGTGGTCAGCGACGCATCCGACGAACCCCTAATCGGGGCTACCGTCAAGGTCAAAGGCTCCTCCATAGCAGTGGCAACCGACATCAACGGTCGATTCTCTATCAAAGGAGTAAGAAAAGACGCGGACATTGAGGTGTCGTATATCGGCTACGAGCCTAAAGAACTTACCGTATCCCATGCCGGACAATATGACATTATACTGCACGAGGGTGCCACAGCACTCGACGAGGTAGTAGTGGTAGGCTACGGACAGCAGAAAAAAGTCAATCTGACAGGAGCTGTCACTGTAGTGAAGGCCAAGGATATCAATGGACGACCCACTGGCAATGCCGCCACAGCGCTGCAAGGTGCTGATCCCTCGCTCAACCTCAAGATGGGATCGGGAGGTCCCGATGCAAGCGCATCAATCAACATTCGTGGTGTAACATCAATCAACGGAGGCTCGCCCCTCATACTTGTCGACGGAGTAGAGATGAATCTCGCCCGTATCAATGCAAATGATATCGAAAGCGTATCTATTCTCAAAGATGCATCGGCAGCGGCGGTATACGGAGCCAAAGCATCGGCCGGAGTGATACTCGTAACAACCAAGAGCGGACAAGAGGACGCAGCTCCCAAAATATCGTTCGACCTGAAAGCGGGATGGATGCAGTCGACTGTATCTACCGATTTCATATCATCGGGATATTGGTCAACATATATCAACGACCTTTTCATGAATCAACAGAAGGGTGTCGACTACACCACATACGATGAGTATGACTATGCCGAACTATGGATGAGACTTGACCAAAAGACAGAGTCGGCCGAGCGTCCATGGGCAATACCTACAGCCGACAACCACTACCGTTATTACGCCAACAACGACTGGTATGACCACTATTACCGCAAAAGCCGTCCGATGCAGGACTACAACATATCGATTACCGGCGGCAGCAAACGCATAAACTACTACATAAGTGGACGCGCCTATATACATGACGGCAATCTCAAGGTACAGAACGACGAGTTTAAATCATACTCCATGCGTGCCAAACTCGACATCAAGATTACCGACTGGCTAAAATACAGTTTCAATACTTCTTTTTTCGAATCCACCTACGAACGTTCAGGGTCGAGCGACCTTAACGATTTCTTCTACCGCTCGGGCAACCATGCTCTTTCTTCATTCCCCTCAACAAATCCCGACGGCACATCGCTGTGGGATATATCCGGAATCATCACCAGAGGTACAGCCAAGGTAGGCGACGGATACAACGCTCTGATGAATTACGGCAAACACAAAAACAAAGACCAGAACCGGGAATATCTTGTAAAGAACCAGCTCACAGTCACTCCAATAAAGGATTTGTCAATCGTAGCCGATTACTCCTACCTTTTCAGGTCGCTCAACCGTGAGATGCGCCGCGTAAATGTACCCTACAGCAATACAATCGGAACCATAAACTGGATTACAGGCTCCGACGACTCAATGTGCTGGGACATGTTTACACGAGGCATGACCCAAAATATAACCCAGACAATCAACGCCTATGCCACCTATAATCCCACCTTTGGCGAAAACCACATAACCGTTACCGGAGGGTTCAATGGCGAAATATACCGACATCTCTATTTCAAGGGCGAGCGCCAGGATCTCATGAGCCCTGACCTGAACACCCTGAATATCGCCACAGGTGAGGTAAAGGACTTCAAGGACGAAATCCAGAACTCTGTCACCTACGGATATTTCGCCCGCATAAACTACGACTATGCCGGACGCTATCTTCTCGAACTTTCCGGCCGTTACGACGGGTCATCGCGATTCTCAAGCAATCACCGCTGGGGTTTCTTCCCATCCGCATCGCTCGGATGGCGCTTCACCGAAGAGAAGTTCATGAAAGACATGTCTAACTGGTGGAACAGCGGTAAAATACGACTGTCAGTAGGCACACTCGGCAACCAGCAGGTAGGATACTATGATTATATCCAGAAACTGACCACAAATCAACTGATGGACGACATCACATTCGACGGCACGACATACGTAAACTATGCCTCGGTATCAGCTCCGCCGGCATCCGATCTCACCTGGGAGAAAGTCACCACATACAACGCCGGCATTGACCTCAGCTTCCTTAACTCACGACTCAACCTTACAGGCGATATATTTATCCGCGACACAAAGGACATGCTTACCTCTGGCTCCCAGCTACCCGCCGTGTACGGAGCCTCAGTGCCTAAGGCCAATTGCGCCGACCTGCGCACACGAGGATTTGAAATCGGGCTTGCATGGAATGATGATTTCCATCTGCTCGGCTCCAACTTCCACTACAGCATCGGTGCCGGAATTGGCGACGCCCGCTCCAAGATAACAAAATTCGACAATCCCGGACGCCTTTTGTCAAAACATTACGCCGGAGAAGAGATAGGAGAAATCTGGGGATATGAAATAGACGGCCTGTTCCAGACAAACGAAGAGGCTTTGGAATATATGTCGAAAGTCGACGGCTCTACATATGTATATTCCGACTACTACAGCTTCGGCCCCGACTCATGGCGAGGTGTACGTGCCGGCGACCCGCGTGTCGTAGACCGCAACGGCGACGGCCAGATTACCCCGGGCGACAACACTGTCGACAATCCCGGCGACCGAAAGATTATAGGCAACACCACCCCTCGCTACAACTACAACATCCGCGGGTCAGTGGAATGGAAAGGTATCGACATCTCTGTATTCTTCCAAGGTGTAGGCAAGTGTGACTGGTATCCGGGCAACGAGGCCCGTAGCTTTTGGGGACCATACTGCCGTCCATACAACGCATACATACCAGAGGGATTTCTTGAAAACGTATGGAGCGAGGACAACCGTGATGCCTACTTCCCCCGTCCATGCGCTTACGCAGCCTATGGCTAA
- a CDS encoding TonB-dependent receptor, translated as MGNANTRYLQDVSYLRLKNLTIGYTLPVLRHTFRELRVYFSGENLFYWSPFKKYCKTIDPETATNSGKKSNDALTYGFSKSLTLGVNIVF; from the coding sequence ATGGGCAATGCAAACACCCGCTACCTACAGGATGTGAGCTATCTGCGTCTGAAAAATCTCACCATAGGGTATACTCTTCCGGTACTCAGGCATACATTCCGCGAACTACGTGTATACTTCTCCGGCGAAAATCTCTTTTACTGGTCGCCTTTCAAGAAGTATTGCAAGACCATTGATCCGGAGACGGCCACCAACTCCGGTAAAAAGAGCAACGACGCCCTTACCTACGGATTTTCCAAGTCACTTACATTAGGTGTAAACATAGTATTTTAA
- a CDS encoding RagB/SusD family nutrient uptake outer membrane protein: protein MKSIYKYLCIIPAIAIALSSCTDMNQIPEDRMSPETYFRSEAELAQYTNSFYTLEPNVGDFRWFMESGELIQHETLPREIAGTRPLPSAAGDVGWNWGTLRNINYYLQNSSKCTDTYVRNRYDGVAYFFRAFFYYNMLTKFGEVPWYDQPIGSADTELLCKPRDSRDVIIGHIIDDCDRAFDLLLPYGKKTTEICAWTALALKSRATLFEGTFRKYHAGTTFNATSLSGDRLLEICADASRKLIDEGGYRLYTDTGEPYRNLFATIEPRAEEVIWARIYGDQVGGRHNANDESKTRFASMTKRFANLFLMTDGSRFTDKNGWQTMGYIDECKNRDPRMAQSILCPGYKQMGQDKVQAIALNYTEGCYQFIKYVMSDDYDAFRQSRASMPIFRLAEVYLNYAEALAELGTITQDDIDISVNRLRDRVGMPHLSVADANSTPDPYMMSEEWGYPNVTRSANTGVILEIRRERLIELSLELVHYNDILRWREGKVYEKPFYGMYFPGPGKYDMTGDGKANVCIYTGKKPSGIGLKFLEIDKDIFLSEGDKGYAVRFGSDAFKRTWNENRDYLYGIPTNERSLSNGALSQNPGWNDGLSF, encoded by the coding sequence ATGAAATCTATATATAAGTATCTATGCATTATCCCGGCGATTGCTATCGCCTTATCCTCATGTACGGATATGAATCAGATTCCGGAGGACCGAATGTCACCGGAGACATACTTCCGATCAGAGGCCGAACTTGCCCAATATACCAATTCATTCTACACTCTTGAACCAAACGTAGGTGACTTCAGATGGTTTATGGAATCCGGCGAACTCATACAGCATGAGACCCTGCCACGCGAAATAGCAGGTACACGACCGCTCCCATCTGCCGCCGGTGATGTAGGTTGGAACTGGGGCACACTCCGTAATATAAACTACTACCTGCAGAACTCTTCAAAATGTACCGACACATATGTACGCAACCGTTACGACGGTGTAGCCTACTTCTTCCGTGCGTTTTTCTACTACAATATGCTCACCAAATTCGGCGAAGTACCATGGTATGATCAACCTATCGGCAGCGCGGATACCGAGTTGCTATGTAAGCCGCGCGACAGCCGCGATGTAATCATTGGCCATATCATAGATGACTGCGACCGGGCTTTCGACCTTCTCCTCCCATATGGCAAAAAGACTACTGAAATATGCGCATGGACAGCTCTTGCACTGAAGTCCCGAGCCACACTATTTGAAGGTACTTTCCGCAAATACCATGCAGGCACAACCTTCAATGCCACATCCCTGTCAGGCGACCGCCTGCTTGAAATCTGTGCAGACGCATCAAGGAAACTGATAGACGAAGGTGGCTACAGACTCTATACAGACACCGGTGAGCCTTACCGCAATCTCTTCGCCACTATCGAACCCCGTGCCGAAGAGGTAATATGGGCAAGAATATATGGTGATCAGGTAGGCGGACGCCACAATGCCAACGACGAGTCAAAGACTCGGTTCGCATCAATGACAAAGCGATTTGCCAATCTGTTCCTCATGACCGACGGAAGCCGTTTCACTGACAAGAACGGATGGCAGACTATGGGGTATATCGACGAATGCAAGAACCGCGATCCACGCATGGCCCAGTCAATTCTATGTCCCGGCTACAAGCAGATGGGACAGGACAAAGTACAGGCCATCGCACTTAACTATACCGAAGGCTGCTATCAGTTTATCAAATATGTCATGAGCGATGATTATGACGCATTCCGCCAAAGCCGTGCTTCAATGCCGATATTCCGCCTCGCAGAAGTCTATCTTAACTATGCCGAAGCTCTTGCCGAACTCGGCACAATTACACAGGATGACATTGACATATCTGTCAACCGACTGCGCGATCGCGTGGGTATGCCACATCTGAGCGTTGCCGACGCCAACTCCACACCCGACCCTTACATGATGAGCGAAGAATGGGGCTACCCCAACGTTACTCGTTCGGCCAATACCGGAGTCATACTTGAGATACGACGTGAACGTCTTATCGAACTTTCACTCGAACTTGTACACTACAATGATATTCTGCGCTGGCGTGAAGGCAAAGTATACGAAAAGCCATTCTATGGCATGTACTTCCCTGGCCCCGGAAAATATGACATGACAGGCGACGGAAAGGCCAATGTATGTATATACACCGGGAAAAAGCCATCAGGCATAGGACTTAAATTCCTGGAAATTGACAAAGACATCTTTCTGTCAGAAGGCGACAAGGGATATGCCGTGAGGTTTGGCAGCGATGCATTCAAACGCACATGGAATGAGAATCGCGACTATCTCTACGGCATCCCAACCAATGAGCGCTCACTATCCAACGGTGCCCTCTCGCAGAATCCAGGATGGAACGACGGACTCTCATTCTAA
- a CDS encoding T9SS type A sorting domain-containing protein, translating to MATLNANATEWFCSPAGAGDESGDSWTNAFPAESIADVIENVEPGDIVYLLEGTYTGTQIRPVVGISVIGGFPATATDTDTSGYNPWVNKTIFNAQGKNGTGPFIKVSGGDNPSYEPTTFKGITITGAVGQQTTTYSGTAFNCTRAKVLMEDVVFDSNTSWCGGVVVPASGSKFHAKHCVWTNNKNINTDVSKNNWFQCILNGRGSETEVTDIVLEGCVMVNNTIESPEAKAAACYGGGMSMQDKGATLAMVNCFVDGGGLTIKQNGGFLRCANATASNNYITNFFAFNTLCNFKTTASECKGNLISFNGYAPFYIQGNLMITDTKATSNDDKANNAIFVQGWNSKDMSDILSGGDNSITGSIFSTYAANNCTVRTQQSTDNWLAPAMSEVFGSNKITEKDGRYFLEPVAAYGDVNLADALENYQSYEMPENFRWANVDLSVDLFGNKRATTTYRGAYDPNANPASSGITSVYTTGGSQIIITSKGNGNFTVKGAEGMATVYDMSGRIVKTQRIDDSILSITDVASGIYIVRLGDASVKIAR from the coding sequence ATGGCAACACTGAATGCCAATGCTACCGAATGGTTCTGCTCACCCGCCGGCGCCGGTGATGAGAGCGGCGACTCCTGGACCAACGCCTTCCCGGCCGAAAGTATTGCCGACGTAATCGAGAATGTCGAGCCCGGAGATATTGTGTATCTTCTTGAAGGCACATATACCGGCACTCAGATTCGCCCTGTAGTTGGCATATCAGTAATCGGCGGCTTTCCTGCCACAGCCACAGATACCGATACTTCCGGATACAATCCATGGGTCAACAAAACAATATTCAATGCTCAAGGGAAAAACGGGACCGGGCCCTTTATAAAAGTATCGGGAGGCGACAATCCCTCATATGAGCCTACAACATTCAAAGGTATCACTATCACAGGTGCCGTCGGACAGCAGACCACTACATATAGCGGCACCGCCTTCAATTGCACACGTGCAAAAGTACTTATGGAAGATGTCGTATTCGACAGCAACACCTCGTGGTGTGGCGGCGTTGTAGTGCCGGCATCAGGCTCAAAGTTCCATGCAAAACACTGTGTATGGACTAATAATAAGAATATCAATACCGATGTTTCAAAGAACAATTGGTTTCAGTGTATACTCAATGGCCGCGGATCAGAGACCGAAGTCACAGACATAGTGCTTGAGGGATGTGTAATGGTCAACAACACAATCGAGAGTCCCGAAGCCAAAGCAGCGGCATGCTATGGAGGTGGAATGTCAATGCAGGACAAAGGCGCGACACTTGCAATGGTTAACTGCTTTGTCGATGGCGGAGGCCTGACAATCAAGCAGAACGGTGGTTTCCTGAGATGCGCCAACGCAACCGCTTCAAACAATTATATCACTAATTTCTTCGCATTCAATACACTATGTAATTTCAAGACCACAGCATCTGAATGCAAAGGCAATCTTATATCATTCAACGGTTATGCTCCTTTCTATATTCAGGGAAATCTGATGATTACCGACACAAAGGCAACATCCAACGATGACAAAGCCAACAATGCGATTTTCGTTCAAGGATGGAACTCCAAGGACATGTCCGACATACTCTCGGGAGGCGACAACTCAATTACAGGAAGTATATTCAGCACCTATGCCGCCAATAATTGTACAGTGCGCACACAGCAGTCTACCGACAACTGGCTGGCACCGGCAATGTCGGAAGTATTCGGTTCGAATAAAATCACAGAAAAAGACGGACGCTATTTCCTCGAACCGGTAGCCGCCTATGGTGACGTGAATCTTGCTGACGCCCTCGAAAACTATCAGAGCTATGAAATGCCTGAAAACTTCAGATGGGCCAATGTAGACCTGTCGGTCGATCTCTTCGGCAACAAGCGCGCCACTACCACCTATCGCGGAGCCTATGATCCAAATGCCAATCCCGCATCATCCGGCATTACATCGGTCTACACAACCGGAGGCTCGCAAATTATCATTACGTCAAAAGGCAACGGGAACTTCACCGTCAAAGGTGCTGAAGGTATGGCTACAGTGTACGACATGTCAGGACGTATCGTCAAAACACAACGTATCGACGACAGTATCCTGTCAATTACAGACGTTGCTTCCGGAATATATATAGTACGCCTTGGCGATGCTTCCGTCAAGATTGCCAGATAA
- a CDS encoding endonuclease/exonuclease/phosphatase family protein: protein MKRFIPILLASFAITSTGATHRLATYNIRFNSDSDTEGKDWGLRGPICRDIILNYDFDVVGFQEVTGSGRSYRNPLTGRTQLDDLRAWLTDYELVAWDRDGTARREYVATAYKKSKYEAIAQGSFFISPTPDKFSYGWDTAIESHPRVIGWIRLKVKSTGEEFIYATTHTNNGWSLDGPYGSQLISSRIKELAGDLPVMVVADYNSARNAAHAQKGLKAYNATFHDAAVDVPADKNYSLPVTNRQCTWTYNAYHPVSDVTYSGSEIDFQFYRGMNILERHIVTEEFSHNGINYPSSDHFPIYVDAELSPTHAKSIFVDCNAGAGGDGSITAPFCTISEATAIADLDDTIYVAEGTYRESVQPNHTVTIIGGYTNGFSNTDGMSIIDGNGLEHPPVYVPGQISLTIRNFNIIGYKSSSTSLDGAVHFRGADLKMENVVLEDNSAQEYGGALTIYDTSNPKYCASNNITLSNCIFRGNSAIYGGAAAVGVYSLLHIDGCTFDGNTATKSGGAMYVTFGSPEASRIWFTEAEALIVNSSFTNNNSACSGALYINDEMPNVTITTVNTTFAGNTINAKGGLPNVLKTYGGTGLHAKLANRPSDSKLTKVSDSKINLGHVTITGNHATCTSPANFLASALTVDGGMTKIVNSIVAANTTNGTNAKADVTVDAERLTKETLNIFTAPSTISFAADTKSHTAPNAYEGIKAIEAMMAGKIDDNKFIPDILCDDSYPTPFVPLISTKFGGEDMATLSILMRNLEKEFSVDIDFDGSIGSQLKTDQLRLDRNSKSMPGAVEFREKYSAIDDIEAGHTVNKPEMLVMRDGIVRISADRPLGQVKTVDLSGRLVTSTDTENTDLTLDLSSVNDGLYIIMCLGHSFKIMK, encoded by the coding sequence ATGAAGCGATTCATCCCAATCCTACTTGCCTCTTTTGCAATTACATCAACTGGGGCTACCCATCGGCTCGCAACATACAATATACGATTCAACTCCGATTCCGATACAGAAGGTAAAGACTGGGGCCTGCGTGGACCGATATGCCGCGACATTATACTCAACTACGATTTCGATGTCGTAGGATTCCAGGAAGTGACAGGGAGCGGACGCTCCTATCGCAATCCTCTTACCGGACGAACTCAACTTGACGACCTTAGGGCATGGCTTACTGATTATGAACTCGTTGCCTGGGATCGCGACGGCACTGCACGTCGTGAATATGTGGCAACCGCATATAAAAAATCAAAATACGAGGCTATCGCACAAGGCTCTTTTTTCATTAGCCCCACACCCGACAAATTCTCATATGGATGGGATACCGCTATCGAGAGTCATCCTCGTGTCATCGGCTGGATACGTCTGAAGGTCAAGTCTACCGGAGAGGAATTCATCTATGCCACAACCCACACAAATAATGGCTGGAGTCTCGACGGTCCATACGGTTCCCAGCTAATCTCGTCAAGAATCAAGGAACTGGCCGGAGATTTGCCCGTAATGGTTGTTGCCGACTATAACTCCGCACGCAATGCTGCCCATGCACAGAAAGGTCTGAAAGCCTACAACGCCACATTCCATGACGCTGCAGTCGACGTTCCTGCCGACAAAAACTACTCCCTGCCGGTGACCAACCGCCAATGCACCTGGACATATAATGCCTATCATCCGGTATCCGACGTGACATATTCCGGGAGCGAGATTGACTTCCAATTCTACCGCGGCATGAACATTCTCGAGCGCCACATCGTGACCGAGGAATTCTCACACAACGGCATAAATTATCCCTCAAGCGACCATTTCCCAATCTATGTCGATGCTGAGCTATCGCCTACTCATGCAAAATCGATATTTGTCGACTGCAATGCCGGCGCTGGAGGCGACGGCTCTATAACCGCTCCATTCTGTACCATTTCGGAAGCGACTGCAATAGCTGATCTTGACGATACAATATATGTTGCCGAGGGCACATACCGTGAATCAGTACAGCCCAATCACACAGTAACAATAATCGGAGGATACACAAACGGATTCTCAAATACCGACGGCATGTCGATAATCGATGGAAACGGACTTGAACACCCGCCGGTATATGTGCCCGGACAGATATCGCTGACCATTAGAAATTTCAATATCATTGGCTACAAATCATCCAGCACATCGCTTGACGGCGCCGTACATTTCAGAGGCGCTGACCTGAAAATGGAGAACGTTGTGCTTGAGGACAACAGCGCACAGGAATACGGTGGTGCTCTTACAATATACGACACATCCAATCCAAAATACTGCGCATCCAATAATATCACCCTTTCCAACTGTATCTTTCGTGGCAACAGCGCAATATACGGTGGCGCGGCTGCCGTAGGAGTATACAGCCTGCTGCATATTGACGGATGCACATTCGACGGCAATACCGCAACAAAATCAGGAGGTGCCATGTACGTGACATTCGGTAGCCCCGAGGCATCACGCATATGGTTTACCGAGGCCGAGGCTCTTATTGTCAATTCATCATTTACCAATAACAATTCGGCATGCTCTGGAGCCTTATACATTAACGACGAAATGCCCAATGTGACCATAACCACGGTCAACACAACCTTTGCCGGCAATACCATCAATGCCAAGGGTGGTCTTCCAAACGTGCTCAAGACATATGGAGGCACAGGACTGCACGCAAAACTCGCCAACCGTCCATCCGACTCAAAACTCACAAAAGTCAGTGACTCCAAAATCAATCTCGGTCATGTGACAATCACTGGCAATCACGCCACATGTACCTCTCCGGCCAACTTTCTGGCCTCAGCTTTGACTGTCGACGGAGGTATGACGAAGATTGTCAATAGTATTGTAGCAGCCAATACCACCAACGGCACCAATGCGAAGGCCGACGTGACAGTCGATGCCGAACGTCTTACAAAGGAAACACTCAATATATTTACAGCCCCGTCAACAATAAGTTTTGCTGCGGACACAAAGTCTCACACGGCACCAAACGCCTATGAAGGCATCAAAGCAATCGAGGCAATGATGGCAGGAAAAATTGATGACAACAAATTCATACCCGATATACTTTGCGACGACTCATACCCCACCCCGTTTGTTCCACTAATCTCAACAAAATTCGGAGGCGAAGACATGGCTACATTATCGATACTGATGCGAAATCTTGAAAAAGAATTCTCAGTAGATATCGATTTTGACGGCAGCATCGGCTCACAGCTGAAAACCGACCAGCTCAGACTCGACCGTAACAGCAAGTCCATGCCCGGAGCAGTGGAATTCAGAGAAAAATATTCCGCAATTGATGATATCGAAGCCGGGCATACCGTCAACAAGCCCGAGATGCTGGTGATGCGCGACGGGATAGTGCGGATAAGCGCAGACCGCCCGCTCGGACAGGTAAAGACTGTCGACCTATCGGGACGACTCGTTACGTCAACCGATACTGAAAATACTGACTTAACTCTCGATTTATCGTCAGTAAACGATGGGCTGTATATAATAATGTGTCTTGGCCACTCGTTTAAAATAATGAAATAG